The Opitutaceae bacterium genome window below encodes:
- a CDS encoding TonB-dependent receptor plug domain-containing protein: MNIHYVWLPRSLACGLLLVVALSPLAAQTVPAAPSKLPRTRNVPKQDELVVRSETENLLDETPLVLSPFSVQGDAVVGYQAKTTLASTRLRTKVDDVGTALQIVTAQFLKDTGATDNQSLLSYTTGTEVGGFAGNFDGNVRGATILENSLSRPDLNTRIRGLSRADNTREFESTDIKWDSYNISSVEIQRGANTILFGLGSPSGLINASLKQAEFRNAGEVSIRFDGEGSIRSTLDLNQVILKDQLGLRVDLLKDNKKYYQKPAFNNDARAFATITFAPEILNRRSAHTTLRVSYEKGKIKSENPRTLAPVDMITPWFKTGTYTDPNGKVTNNLNKTTVDLRYGNLYFADTPGSGFALTSSPNYQPWIDSFYQGNFAYFSDPNSDQQTGKYMMSSFFYLGMNHGIGANGAIDGNIGGQSNQTMRNVATNAFWAIQAGVPFASNYVQSSLSDTSIFDFYNKLIDGPSRREGQDFEAINANLNQTFLNNHIGLEARFDRQHFHSSYSNPYGGSLAGINVDLNRFLTDGSPNPNVGRAFLLGDYLYGGNDSNTTRQSSRLTAFLDGKAEDLPFLGKDSVIARILGRHVLTGVISESSRNSRTISGAYSALAPTGGQSDPNAILGNSLDPYLRIKTISYLGPDMRSLSTAQGLNLSPVGAARKPTSTSLTVFDSKWNRPANPVAAGYVNPADAWYNPLLRTNSTQSENPANYVGWVTLPVQPLYWDTDMYRLATLGSLEKQTVDSKVFVWQGYMFDGNLIPIIGYRRDTAKAYSKSAPTLYNYAQLGSPSFVLPDAPFNTVKGINRTYSLVAHTPQFIRKHLPWGMTFSAFANKSKDFEPSAGRVDILNQPLPAPYGETEDYGITASAFNGRLALKVTKFKTTSAGASSGLTYMWVAGADVQRAWVLAKRYEAGLSGNPTYSGPTYNIGKYVNGVYTITPEDRSRQQAMVQATLSSPFINNPVFWKAWDMELGTPKGQTDARWQNLDLSMTIPPGMTGLQDEVSEGYEIEIYAKPTDNWDVTLNVAKVTAQKTNIFTGGANGAFLAEGDKLFIDGLVGQLPRYTGDAPVTLGDQWKQLVSTPLQQLRALNGSSNAEIRPWRCNLVTSYNFSEGSFKGTNIGLGYQWQDKVVIGYPSVFKTVNGVKSETIDIAKPYYGPSDDSVNLWIGYSRKITNKIAWHIQANVTNILGKNELIPINVQPDGSPGALRIKLGPSWTVTNSFSF, encoded by the coding sequence ATGAATATCCACTATGTCTGGCTGCCTCGTTCGCTCGCATGCGGACTATTGCTTGTCGTCGCCCTGTCACCACTGGCCGCTCAAACCGTTCCCGCGGCCCCGTCCAAGCTTCCTCGTACCAGAAACGTTCCAAAACAGGATGAACTTGTTGTACGCAGCGAAACTGAAAACCTGCTTGATGAAACTCCACTCGTACTATCGCCATTCAGCGTGCAGGGCGACGCAGTGGTGGGCTACCAAGCCAAAACGACCCTGGCAAGTACGCGGCTTCGCACCAAGGTCGACGATGTAGGCACGGCCCTGCAAATCGTTACCGCGCAATTCCTCAAGGATACCGGCGCGACTGACAATCAGAGCCTGCTAAGCTATACCACGGGCACCGAGGTTGGAGGTTTTGCCGGAAACTTTGATGGAAACGTCAGGGGGGCGACGATCCTCGAGAATTCGTTGAGCCGACCCGATTTGAACACCCGCATTCGCGGACTTTCCCGCGCGGACAATACCAGGGAATTTGAATCGACTGACATCAAATGGGATTCCTACAACATTAGCTCCGTCGAGATCCAGCGTGGAGCGAACACAATCCTGTTTGGGTTGGGCAGTCCATCAGGTTTGATCAACGCCAGCCTCAAGCAGGCGGAATTCAGGAACGCAGGTGAAGTTTCGATTCGATTCGACGGCGAAGGAAGTATCCGCAGTACCTTGGATTTGAATCAGGTCATCCTGAAGGATCAACTGGGCTTGCGGGTCGACCTGCTAAAGGACAACAAGAAATACTATCAAAAACCTGCATTCAACAATGATGCTCGCGCTTTCGCGACCATTACATTTGCCCCGGAGATTCTGAACAGACGATCGGCGCACACGACGCTCCGGGTCAGCTACGAGAAAGGCAAAATCAAATCAGAAAACCCCCGTACTTTGGCGCCGGTGGACATGATCACGCCTTGGTTTAAGACCGGCACCTACACGGATCCCAACGGGAAGGTGACCAATAACCTCAACAAAACGACAGTTGATCTGAGATATGGAAATCTATATTTCGCGGACACGCCCGGTTCCGGGTTCGCGTTGACCTCGTCGCCCAACTATCAGCCCTGGATCGATAGCTTCTACCAAGGCAATTTCGCCTATTTCAGCGACCCAAATTCTGACCAGCAAACCGGGAAGTACATGATGTCGTCATTCTTCTATCTGGGAATGAACCATGGCATCGGAGCCAACGGCGCTATCGACGGGAACATCGGCGGTCAAAGCAATCAAACCATGCGAAACGTCGCGACAAACGCGTTTTGGGCCATTCAGGCAGGCGTTCCCTTTGCGAGCAATTACGTTCAAAGCAGTCTCAGTGACACGAGCATCTTTGATTTTTACAACAAGCTTATTGATGGTCCATCAAGACGCGAGGGACAGGATTTTGAAGCGATCAACGCCAACCTCAACCAGACATTCCTCAACAACCACATCGGACTTGAGGCGCGGTTCGACCGCCAACACTTTCATTCCAGCTATTCCAACCCCTATGGTGGCTCCCTGGCGGGTATCAACGTCGATCTCAATCGGTTTCTGACAGATGGATCGCCCAACCCAAATGTAGGACGCGCCTTTCTTCTTGGTGACTATCTATATGGTGGCAACGACAGCAATACAACCAGGCAGAGCTCGCGGTTGACCGCATTCCTTGACGGCAAGGCCGAAGACCTTCCATTTCTGGGGAAGGACAGTGTCATTGCCAGGATTCTCGGCCGCCATGTACTTACCGGAGTCATTTCGGAGAGCTCCAGGAATTCGCGCACAATAAGCGGAGCCTATTCGGCCCTCGCACCAACCGGAGGACAAAGCGATCCCAATGCCATCTTGGGGAACTCGCTGGATCCGTATCTTCGAATCAAGACAATAAGTTACCTGGGACCTGACATGAGAAGCCTCTCCACTGCCCAGGGATTGAATCTAAGTCCCGTAGGTGCGGCACGAAAACCAACATCCACTTCTCTGACAGTATTCGATTCAAAGTGGAATAGACCGGCCAACCCGGTCGCTGCGGGCTATGTAAATCCGGCGGATGCATGGTACAATCCCCTGCTTCGAACAAACTCCACCCAATCGGAAAATCCCGCCAACTATGTCGGATGGGTCACCTTGCCGGTTCAGCCCCTCTATTGGGACACCGACATGTACCGCCTCGCGACTCTCGGGTCCTTGGAAAAGCAGACTGTGGATTCAAAGGTCTTTGTCTGGCAAGGATACATGTTTGATGGCAATCTCATCCCGATCATCGGCTACCGCAGGGACACGGCAAAAGCCTATAGCAAGAGCGCTCCAACACTGTACAACTACGCTCAACTGGGAAGTCCCTCTTTTGTCCTGCCCGACGCCCCATTCAATACAGTCAAAGGCATCAACCGCACTTACAGCCTGGTAGCTCACACGCCCCAGTTCATTCGCAAGCATCTGCCGTGGGGAATGACATTCAGCGCTTTCGCCAACAAGTCCAAGGACTTCGAGCCAAGCGCAGGCCGGGTTGACATTCTGAACCAGCCACTGCCGGCACCATATGGGGAAACCGAGGACTATGGAATTACGGCTTCAGCGTTCAATGGTCGGCTCGCTCTCAAGGTCACCAAATTCAAGACTACCTCAGCCGGAGCAAGCAGTGGCCTAACTTACATGTGGGTCGCGGGCGCAGATGTCCAGCGAGCCTGGGTTCTTGCCAAACGCTACGAGGCGGGACTGAGCGGCAATCCAACTTATTCCGGTCCAACCTACAATATTGGAAAGTACGTCAATGGCGTGTATACCATCACGCCGGAAGACCGCTCGAGGCAGCAAGCGATGGTCCAAGCAACCCTTTCGTCACCCTTCATTAACAATCCGGTGTTCTGGAAGGCTTGGGATATGGAACTCGGTACACCCAAGGGACAGACAGACGCCAGATGGCAAAATCTGGATCTATCAATGACCATCCCACCCGGCATGACCGGCCTTCAGGATGAGGTGTCGGAAGGCTACGAAATTGAAATATATGCCAAACCGACCGACAATTGGGACGTCACTCTAAATGTGGCCAAGGTGACCGCCCAGAAGACCAATATTTTCACCGGCGGGGCAAATGGGGCGTTCTTGGCCGAAGGCGACAAGCTCTTTATTGACGGTCTGGTTGGCCAACTCCCTCGCTATACGGGTGATGCCCCTGTAACGCTCGGTGACCAATGGAAGCAATTGGTGTCAACTCCACTGCAGCAATTGAGGGCGCTCAACGGATCGAGCAATGCAGAGATCCGCCCATGGCGTTGCAATCTTGTCACGAGCTACAACTTCAGTGAGGGTTCCTTCAAGGGGACAAACATTGGACTCGGATATCAATGGCAGGACAAAGTTGTCATCGGTTATCCCTCGGTGTTCAAAACAGTCAATGGCGTGAAATCGGAAACTATCGATATCGCGAAGCCGTACTATGGACCTAGTGACGATAGCGTCAATCTATGGATCGGATACAGTCGAAAAATTACCAATAAAATTGCGTGGCACATCCAGGCAAACGTCACCAATATTCTGGGGAAAAACGAACTCATACCGATCAATGTCCAACCTGACGGAAGCCCCGGTGCTTTGCGCATCAAGTTGGGCCCCTCGTGGACGGTGACCAATTCGTTTAGTTTCTGA